The Xiphophorus couchianus chromosome 22, X_couchianus-1.0, whole genome shotgun sequence genome includes the window AGTAAAAGATTtgaatgaaaaagcaaaagctgGATATATagctcagttatgctagcttgacttttaCAACCTTatcatgtatttttaaaagtatgtgGTTTGTGTCGTGTCAATTTATgtaattatgttaccttcagttgtcataGAGGtgctatatatatatcaaaaataactttaaagaaatttgactttgtgatttaatgccttaaaattgggactctgtctctttaaaaacgcctgctctttctgaaactctgccttcaggaagtcatcataacatggctcctccattaaccgttcaacaacgtttttaccagcgttgctctgggaagtagctcctataacgagctcagcaggtgcacaggtccaccaggtgtttgctaattgcggttggctagtttgaaggaacTGAGggaagagctgctctgtgagatgGAAGCTCCGAAGCTGCTGCTCTGAGGAGAAGCTGTGTTTCAAAGGCGGGGCTatgtccacccaggcgttttgcacagttgaatggttgctggggagattaaatgatttctcaaacatgcagcaCTCCAAGTGTGTCTTTGATGCgggaataacattttaacatgatgtaaagctgaaaacagttgattttacataataaagcCAATTTAAAGACCGACAAAATACGCAGAGACTTATGTTTGTAATGTGATCGAATGTGGCAAAGTTTCCGGGGTGTGAATGATGTCAAGGTCTTACCTGCCCTGATAGGTTGAAGTAGGAGTGGTTGGTGAGGTTGATGGGGGTGGTTTTGGTGGAGCGGGCTCGGTAGTCAGCGGTTAGAGTTTCCCCCtaagcagaaaacacaaaccaaacctCACTAACACAGGTGCAAAATCAACTCAGTAAAACATTGAGGCAAGTTGAAGATGATATTTGGAAAGTTGAGTCTGGGAAACTGATAACCGAGCAGCTGTCCAGTCCGGGATGTTTTCTGTCCCAACCGGTCTGCTTCCTATAGAATCCCCCCTTCAACCTTCTCGTTTTCAGGAGTAATGATGTGGAAGTGCAGCTCCATCTGAAGCTGATAGTTCAGCAACAAACTTctgctcagttttgtttttaatggtcTTCTCCTCAGATGtagatttttaatctttatttattgttcaatTAATCTACCTCTAGTGTTTTCAGCAACGATTTTCTAAAAATCCTTCTTCCTCTTCTAAAATGATTGTTGCTATAAACTTCACGATCCTTTCTacacaaacttgtttttataCATTCACCAGAAAAGAAATGAGGCAAATGTTCTGATACATGGTTCTGATGCTGAGACATGAGTATGTTTACCTGTAGAGTGTAGGAGATGGAGACCTGAAGCTCACCAGGGTAGCCCTGGTCTCCATCTGGACTCGTATGACTGAGGATCACACCACCTTCCACTTCTGCAGCAAGCCAGACTTCCTGGACAGAGAAACCCAGAGAGGAACTCAAGAGAAGAAGTTTCCCTTTCGAAACATCCCCATAGGACAAGCAAACACAGTTGCCCCACATCTGGTCCTTAAGGTTTTTATCTCCTGGATGTGATGAAAAATCTCCACCTACAGGAAATAAAAAGCTCCAAgaattggaagaaaaactggaaaGCATTCTTGACAACCTGTTGCTTCAGTCATTTATCAACACAGTTAAGCTCTCAAGATATAGAAATCCTCTTAGTAATTAAACAACATGTCAATATTAATCAATGTCCTACATTAAACTTAACACTTCCTGGGTAAAAAGGATAAgcattttggttgttttaataATGATGTATTAATCTAATATTGCGACATTTAGCTAACAGGGTAATGTGggaaattatttctgtttcctgttagTTTTGTGTCTGACATGGAGAACCATTTTTTGTCACCAGCAGTAACATGACCACACatataatgaaaataactgCAATTACATAATCAgttttagcttaaaaaaacaaaaacaatgctaTTAATTATAACTTTTGTCAATGCACTGATTGGAACTTACAGACCAATTCCTGATTTTTGTAAAGCGTTGGccttcaaattcaaatttaaactcCTAACTTTTAATGTAAGAAGAAATGTCCAAAAGGCAGCCAACATTCCCAGATCCAACATGTTCCATAACCAAAGTTAAAGCGCTAAGGTTTCTGCTAAAACAAAGCAACTTTGCTTTACTCCGTTCAGATCTCCAGTTCTCTGCTTAAAGTCTTATTCATGTCTCAATATTTGAAACACATTATTTTCTTGATATAGCTTCACAATTCTCTGAGGGATCTTTATTCAAACGCCTCAGTAACACCAAAAATATCTGGAGAGTTTTCCTGACTTAGTAATGGCATCGAAAAACAACCTGGCAGCTATAAAGATGGtgggaggtcaaaggtcaggccCAAGCTGGTTTCTCTGGAAAATTTGGTCTcctatttcttttattttcaaaaaaaaaaattaatggcGGACAAACTCACTGTAGCTATCCTGTTATTGGACGAGGAAATGcttcacattttctctgaacCCACCTTGAAGTGTTTCGTTGAAGGGGCTAAAGTTTCCAGTCCAGGAACAGCAAACACTCCCCAAGGGTTCGTCTTACCTTGTTGAAGCCACGCAGGCCTCCATGCAGGGCATTTGGTCCATTGTTGGTATCTAGTTGGAACTCTTTTCCTTCCACCACAAAGTGTCCTTTTGCTATCCTGTTAGCCACACGACCCACCAAGGCCCCCAGATACCGTTTATCCGACACATAACCTGACAACATAAAAATAGGATTGTTCACCTTTATCAAAGGTAAGTATGCAGTCACTTCAATTTCTCTTAGCTTTTCCAGGCAGGGGTCCCAATCAAGTTTCAAGCTAACTTGACTGGTTAGCTTGATCAATCAAACAGACTGTGAACTTAATACATCAGATCTAAAGTTAGTCACAACTGACTATTCTGTTAAGGGTTGGAAGAAATGTGTTGTAGGGGGTGGGAGCATGTCTGACATTTATCATCACAAAGTAATGataattatcatttttaatttgacagtCAGAGAAATCCATTGGAATGCATCCTGaggtcagaattctgatttGGAAAGTTCCGGTTCTCCACCAAACTTGGTGTTGAAATCAAACATGGTTGTTCCACAAAGTGTGacagctgttcattttcatttctgacaAACCCTATACAGATAAATTAGTCCCAATATAACTATACAACAGCtatagtcatattcaataattGGATTATTACTCTTTTGGTTCAAAgttaataacttcagttttgtttcagttcagctggagaaagttatggcatgtccacacatttatcttttctaagcagctgttcagtgattggacgGGTACCGACTCAcatggtgacatcataatgtagagctgtgtatcatctgcaaaGTTacggtagctaatattatttcctgttataacctgagttAGTGGGAGCATATAGACATTAAATAAGAGgagtcctaggattgaaccgtGTGGTGCGCCACATGTgacttctgtcccccttgatgAGAAATTAcctattgaaacaaagaaataccttttctttatgtaagatttgAACCAGTTGAGTACTGGACCGGACAGTCCGATCTAACTCTCCagacatttcagtaaaatgtcaaaagtattctctaaaaagtgtatttttagaGTACACTTCTTAGAGTGCACTTTCAAAAGTATATTTGAAACAATTAAGTAATGCCGTGTTCGTATCCTACATCTGATGTAATGATGCTGAAGCATTATTACATGCTAGTTGGTGCAGGTCCTGTACCAACCATGACgttgtggtggtgcaggggtagAGCACAATGCACATAAGGAGACCTTAGTCCTCAGCGCAGCTGTCGTACGTTCGATTCcagcctgatgacctttgccatCTTCCATCTCTGTCACTACACATTTTCCTGTCTAAatactctcaaataaaggctacctgagtgcaaaaaaataaaataaaattctggtaAAAAAGAAGTCATTTATTAGTTTCCTTCATTATTTGAAGTAAACTACATGATTTGAGTAAGACCAACTtaaatttggtcattttaaacacacttaatgaatttatttttacaatgaaCTCAAGggaagtttatttatatagtcaCATTCCTGTAAAGTCAGTCTAGACTGCTTTACAGGAAGCCAAAGAtattaaaaaaccaaaaactttgaCACTTTTCTCTTTAAAGAGCTATAGCTGCATTTATCTAGAAGTGTATGCTTCAGTTTGATGCCAAACTGAACCATAAAAACTCCAGATCCCAAAAGAGCTGAATAGTTTTTCCccagagacttttttttttattttattttttgctgatgtTCTCAAGGGATTTTAAGAATGAGCCTTGCTGAGGTTTTGgtcttttactttgtttccATACACTTTCTGAGTACAGTTTCAGTcaagaaaaacatcttcagaaataatcacatcaaactaaattttaaaaatactcagCTTTTGTTTAGCATCTATCCTGAAAATCAAATCTGTTCGAATCCTCAGGTTCTATAATTTATTATGTATCAGAACaattttttcaaagatttgaatattttatgtctTACCTTCCAGGTCATCGTAGCCGAGGACTACATCCTCCATCTGCCCATGTTTCCCTCTGCAGGACACAGACCTTATAATGGCACCCAGGGTCAGGACCTCCACCCGCACCTGGGGGGACTGGAGGGTCCACATGTCCACACTGCCGAGGCTAGGGACCTGTCCCCACTGCTGATGGCTGACCTGAGTCATCCTGAGTCTGACCCTCAACatggagggaaagaaaaaaacaatgtccATCTCCTTAAAACCatccatctttttaaaaatatctgtgaTTTCAGTTCTATTACACAAACTACAACCAGACCTGACCGTGGAATATAGAACCGCCTTTACCCTCTGGGGTCCAGGGCATTTGATTTACCTTTATATTTCTCCATAAAAACCATTAATATCGCCTGGTGTGGAGTCGGTTTTTTcacacttatttttttcttttgggtaTACTGTTATTGCACATTAGACCTTTagtcacataaaaacatcaaatctcagttggaaaactttttcttttctcactgtGAATCCCACAACTATTTACAACAAATTTTTCTTATAATTTAGAATGCAAATGTATTCTGtaaatttcaaaaatgtatgtaaaagtATTGCAAGCAAcacagttttgtgaaattattagCATGGAAATGAAGACAATTCCtcatttgtttgtgtgcagcTATTTGCAAAACCCCATTGGCCAAAAGACTCGTCTCACGTTTACCAAAAATATCTAGATGAACCTCCAGAGGGATGGGAAAATATTCCCATCCCTCTGGAGAGTCAAAGCATGTGTGTCCTGTTATGTCTGGAGTAAAACTAACAGCATTTCAGAACTACACACCGAACTccagacatggtggtggcaggtAATGGTCTGGAGCTGATTTTCTGTGTTAGAACCTAGAGTCAGACGGTTCAAGCAattcctgcatttttttttatatgttggaagtgtttgggggggaaaaaatatctgAGCTGACAGTTTTGAcctgaaggaaaaacagaaatgtgtatCAGCCAAGAGAATAGAATGTAAATTTCAAAATTGGTCCAACAGTAAGTATTCCTTATATATACGGTATTATATGACTTGACATATCTGTGCTGCAagattagtttatttctaaatttgagGCGCAAACATTTAAGTGAGGtggttatttttgttaaaaaataagataCAATCTGTGGCTGCTGTGCGAACATCTCTGAACATCTTCTGTGGAAATGCTTGCAGACTCCAACCAAGACAGCTGGAAATTTACTCTGGGATAACTATCATTTTGATTTCTGTTAAAACAACGTTTATTTCTctgaagcaacaacaacaaaaaatgtgttccAGCGTGCCaactataaataattttaagaagCAGCATGAAACGGAATTATTTCATAGTGTGTTTGTCCTCTTCTACTCTATGTTCACCAGGCTGTTATTGAACTTCGGTCATATCTGCTGGTTGTCACTAAATCTCGTCGCGTTAAATGTCCTGTGCAGAAGAACCACCACTAAATGGACGGTCAGGTGCGTCGCTTTGTTTCGTACACCCACAAAGAGCGTCCCGATAAATTCTGACTTAAAAGTGGAAAAGGTCGCTGACCTTTAATCGGGGCTGGGGAGCAAAGTTCGGGAGAACACCTGACCCGACTGGACGGTTCCTCGTCAGAAACCCAGAGCTGAAGTCCAGCTGAGAGCTGACAGGCTACCGGTGAAACTCTCACCAACTTCTCATTCACTGCTAAGACTCAAGCTGAAAACCAGTGTGAATGCTCTGCTTCCGTTCGCAGTCCCTTACCTACAAACGCGTCACCAAGTCCGGGAGAGAAGAAGGCGCGTGAGACGTCAGATGAATGCGGAAGTCATGTGACCCAAGGGGCGTGCCTCAAAGCGTTCTCTCCTCTCCATAAGAATCTCCATAAGACCAAGAATCTACGAAATGTGAGAAATATTCcgaagtacaaaaaaaaaaaaaaaatctactgaaGGTCATAGTGCCACAGTCAATATGACTAAGttgttgaatattttcatttgacaTCGCTTGAATATGGCTGAAGATGTTAGAAGgtaaatgcttaaaaatgcCAATTTATCAAATTGGTCGGGACTTAAAATTGTAGTTATTTTAGGCCAAAAAcatatctcattattttgacatttaattattttctcgTTCTACGCTGGATTTATGTGACCTGTCAGCCTGACCCATCACACTCAGTGGGCAGCAATAGGAACACTGTTATACAGAGGATTCAGTCAATCAAATGTCTATTTAACAAGCCACGGTGAACGTTTCACGATGTAGCACATGAAGTATGAAATAGAGACTGGATCTTTAAAAAATCCACATTACCTTgcattattgtttaaaatttttttatttgcatatcaTTGTGTGAAATAAGTGTTAGATACTTATTGGGAAAACCCAATTAATATTGGTCCAGAAACCTTTGTTTCCCATTCCAGAGACCAGATGTTTCCTGTAGTTCTGGACCAGGCTTGCACTGCAGCAGGGATTCTGGTCCACATGCTCTGTCTTAAACTGTGGGCTAAACTTTATCATTCTGCGTTTTTCTGACTTATTTGTAACTGCTGTTGCTTCCTGTGATTTCTACAGggaagtttatgtttttaagaaacCCTTGAATTATTCAATAAACTGTAGAAATGCACAtgaagcagaggaagtgaaagcAAAAGTTGAGACTGGTTACAGATTCTGAGGAAGTAGAGCAGGTCATGAGCTCATGCACCAAAAACCATGAAATTAACGTTCAGGTTCTCTACTCTGTTTATTGGAATCATTATGAGTCAAACCATCAAAGGAACATCCCACTATTTTCTCCATGGAGGTCTTGAGTACCACTATATATCAGTATTAAGTTATTGTCCTCTTATGTCAAATTTCCTTGCAGCaaggtgataaaaaaaaaaaacttaagacaCCCAAAAACAGAGTCAACAAAACTACAACAGAACAAAGACAGATGGTGAAATGTATTTATGACAATATTAGCATATTTTAGAATAATCACAAAACAGCTGTTTGTTGATTATCGAGCGTAAAAGAAAACGGATTTCTCTTTCAAAACCGAGTCTCCAACATCCTCATGCTCCAAAAATGAACTGTCATCAAAAAGCTGTCACCAGAAGTTCAGCAACTCTGAAATGTATTCAaacctttgttaaaaaaaataaataaaacaggttcTTCTATTTTCCTTTTATACATGTGCAATATATCTACTTATCCACATAGTTAAAACTaacataataaactaaaataatattattataaagttcttttacttcagtaactcAGTTCACtaagtaaaacacatttcatagATTAATTCCACACAGACTGATGTGTTCCTTCAACATAAGCAGTGCATGTTtcctagttttgtttttaggcGCAGTCTGCAATCAAACATGTTGTTCCTATTATACACCACAAGGTGGCAGGATGGCAACAAATCTGCGGCCCCTGGTTGAATATGTTCCGGAAGGTAAAGAGTGTAACGTGCTGTGTAAGGACAGTGAACATAATCCACAAACAGTTGTAATGATAGCAGAGTCCATCGGATCATAAGACAACATTCTGATCTGAAGTTATTCAAACCtcgaaaagaaaagaaaaaacttttccaCACGTCCCGTCGAGGGCTCCATAAATCCTAATCTCAAATGGAAAGGatgttatttatatatatttttaaaagttgaaggCAAAACCTGCTCACCCTCCAGCAACATGCTGGACTGTAAGAGCTGTTTATGCTGCTGCTTAGGGTGTGTTcggttttctttttgcattatAGCCagacatatatttttaatttccaatGACTCTGGGTTCTAGTTCATCATTCAGATGCAGCGTTGCAAATTTAGTCATGCCATGTTGTTTAAGAGAGAAAAGGTTTTCTCCTGGCAACTCTGCCAAACAAGCCATGTTTGTCTGATCTTTTTCTAACTGTCGTGACTTCAATATGTAACAAAGGCCTGTTAGTTCTCAgagcctttgtgttttttttcttctaattgtCAGAGCATTTCATGCTCCAGTCTTACTGCTCCTGGGAGCTGTCCTGAACATTTTGCCCTGCTAAATAATCCATTTCTGTGGGATGATGGGCTTAACTTGTTTGGAATATGTTTAATGGACCACAATGTTTAATGGACCATAATCATTGCTGATTTAGGAAACTCAGCAATGATTTTCCTAAATCATTGCTGATGTCCTGCTTGCCCCAGAGCAGCAGCCCTCCTGCTGCTGGAGTGttgtcttttcaaaaataacaaggCTTCCTGTCTTTAACTATATTTGGGCTCGCAGTACCATTTGCATCCCAACGGTTTCTTTGCTGAAAATACATTCTTACTCTTTTTGTCTTGACATGTGTCACTTCCTGGTTCTGTCAGTGCACACAGCTGTAGAGCTGGTCCCGTCACCCCAGGCTGCAGAGCTGTTAAAATAGCAGGATCCACTCAAGATCCAACAGAGGGTCCTGAACACACATCctcacagatatttttattttttattttgattttacaatGA containing:
- the galm gene encoding galactose mutarotase, coding for MTQVSHQQWGQVPSLGSVDMWTLQSPQVRVEVLTLGAIIRSVSCRGKHGQMEDVVLGYDDLEGYVSDKRYLGALVGRVANRIAKGHFVVEGKEFQLDTNNGPNALHGGLRGFNKEVWLAAEVEGGVILSHTSPDGDQGYPGELQVSISYTLQGETLTADYRARSTKTTPINLTNHSYFNLSGQGAADIYDHEVSISAQSYLPVDDTSIPTGEICPVEDTPFDLRVPVPVGVQLKKVPGLGFDHNFCLCSPRDDWTERHAARVLHPPSGRVLEVSTSQPGVQFYTANVLDGSIRGKGGVTYGKHSAFCLETQNWPNAVNQASFPDCLLRPGDEYHHVTRFTFTTV